One Microlunatus soli genomic window carries:
- a CDS encoding thiamine pyrophosphate-binding protein: MPTVSATVARTLTPYLSHCFGVMGNGNAYLLDALADTDIGYVPVRHEVAGVVAADAYYRASARIAAATATYGPGFTNTLTALAEAVQAHTPLLLIVGDRPSSGPRPWDVDQPGLAAAVGAATFTVDADDPGRITIAALQHALDERTAVVLAIPYDLAAAPVAATTPPTLISRQPPAPDARSVTSLQRLLSRAERPLLLAGRGAWLSDAGEALTELAHRIGALTATSAGGVGIFDTTPDGRDADLGICGGFADDDAAKLINAADLVLVAGAGLNPFTMRHQTAFAEDATVVQIDCAPTATHERVDHFLHGDVRTTVEALLPHLDPASARQWRQQAANRGDHRHPGTGLAPDGLLDPRTVAHRLNGVLPADRTVVSDGGHFIGWAPTYWDIPSPNRLIMVGTQFQSIGLGLPSAVGAGAALSDSTIVLTTGDGGGLMGAADLETMIRTVRRGVVVVWNDGYYGAELHQYGSKGLHTEPMRIPTVDFAGVGRALGAEAAVIAVPDDLDRLQQWLDSGVDGVFVADCRISAQIRAPYMQTQLSITARSGR; the protein is encoded by the coding sequence ATGCCGACCGTTTCCGCCACTGTCGCCCGGACCTTGACGCCGTACCTGTCGCACTGCTTCGGCGTGATGGGCAACGGCAACGCCTATCTGCTGGACGCGCTGGCCGACACCGACATCGGCTACGTGCCGGTCCGGCACGAGGTGGCCGGCGTCGTCGCTGCCGACGCCTACTATCGGGCGTCGGCACGGATCGCCGCCGCTACGGCGACCTACGGCCCCGGATTCACCAACACCCTGACTGCGCTGGCCGAAGCGGTGCAGGCTCACACCCCGCTGCTGCTGATCGTCGGCGACCGGCCGAGCAGCGGGCCGCGGCCCTGGGACGTCGACCAGCCAGGGCTCGCCGCAGCCGTCGGGGCAGCGACCTTCACCGTCGACGCCGACGATCCCGGCCGCATCACGATCGCCGCCCTGCAGCATGCGCTCGACGAGCGGACCGCCGTGGTGCTGGCGATCCCGTACGATCTCGCCGCTGCGCCGGTCGCGGCGACCACGCCGCCGACGTTGATCAGCCGGCAGCCGCCGGCACCGGACGCCAGATCGGTGACGTCCCTGCAGAGGTTGCTGAGCCGCGCCGAGCGGCCGCTGCTGCTTGCCGGCCGCGGGGCCTGGTTGTCCGATGCCGGCGAAGCCCTGACCGAGCTGGCCCACCGGATCGGTGCGCTGACCGCGACCAGTGCCGGCGGCGTCGGCATCTTCGACACCACACCGGACGGTCGGGATGCCGATCTCGGCATCTGCGGTGGCTTCGCCGACGACGACGCCGCGAAGTTGATCAACGCAGCCGACCTGGTGCTGGTCGCCGGTGCCGGGCTGAATCCGTTCACGATGCGGCACCAGACGGCGTTCGCCGAGGACGCCACGGTGGTACAGATCGACTGCGCGCCCACCGCGACCCACGAGCGAGTCGATCATTTCCTGCACGGCGACGTCCGCACCACCGTCGAGGCACTGCTGCCGCATCTCGATCCGGCTTCGGCACGTCAATGGCGGCAGCAAGCGGCGAACCGCGGTGATCATCGGCACCCCGGCACCGGCCTGGCTCCCGACGGGCTGCTGGATCCGCGGACCGTTGCCCATCGGCTGAACGGCGTCCTGCCCGCTGATCGGACCGTGGTCTCCGACGGCGGACACTTCATCGGCTGGGCGCCGACCTACTGGGACATCCCGTCACCCAACCGGTTGATCATGGTCGGCACGCAGTTCCAGTCGATCGGGCTCGGCCTGCCCAGCGCGGTCGGTGCCGGTGCCGCGCTGAGCGACAGCACGATCGTCCTGACCACCGGCGACGGCGGCGGGTTGATGGGCGCTGCCGACCTGGAGACCATGATCAGAACCGTCCGCCGCGGTGTCGTCGTGGTCTGGAACGACGGCTACTACGGCGCCGAGTTGCACCAGTACGGTTCCAAGGGTCTGCACACCGAGCCGATGCGGATCCCGACCGTCGACTTCGCCGGCGTGGGCCGTGCCCTCGGCGCCGAAGCGGCGGTGATCGCCGTACCCGATGATCTTGACCGGCTGCAGCAGTGGCTCGACTCCGGCGTCGACGGCGTCTTCGTCGCCGACTGCCGGATCTCGGCCCAGATCCGTGCGCCCTATATGCAGACCCAGCTGTCGATCACCGCTCGCTCCGGCCGCTGA
- a CDS encoding MFS transporter has product MSARERRRVAVATVVGTTIEWYDFFIYANAAGLVFQSLFFKPAGPQLSILLSFATVGISFLFRPLGAALAGHFGDRVGRKLMLVLTLLCMGLATTLIGLLPTYATIGVLAPVLLIVLRILQGVSAGGEWGGAVLMAVEHAPDGKRGRYGMFPQLGVPIGMLAASGILALMTGVIAPGAAFAAWGWRVPFLLSFVLIIVGYIVRRSVAESPVFTEIAEQRKQTRMPLVELFRRHWRLVILAALVFAGNNAVGYMTTGGYVLNYASTPKAEGGVLGLDKTSVLLAVSGSAALWLIFTVLAGFLADAIGRRITYLIGWISQLIVVFPLFWLINTGSIGWLFVGLGLLSIGLGLTYGPQPAWYAEIFPASIRFSGVAVSYAIGAIVGGAFAPTISTALVQRFHTTQAVSFYLLIMTVIGLTATLLLRDRQGIDLSIESEEDGTLAEGIGR; this is encoded by the coding sequence ATGTCTGCTCGCGAGCGACGCCGGGTCGCCGTCGCCACCGTCGTCGGAACCACGATCGAGTGGTACGACTTCTTCATCTATGCCAATGCTGCCGGCTTGGTGTTCCAATCATTGTTCTTCAAACCGGCCGGGCCACAGCTGTCGATCCTGCTGTCCTTCGCCACGGTCGGCATCTCGTTCCTGTTCCGTCCGCTCGGCGCGGCGTTGGCCGGGCACTTCGGCGACCGGGTCGGCCGCAAACTGATGCTGGTGTTGACGCTGCTCTGCATGGGGCTGGCGACGACGCTGATCGGACTGTTGCCCACCTACGCCACCATCGGCGTGCTGGCTCCGGTACTGCTGATCGTCCTGCGCATCCTGCAAGGCGTCTCCGCCGGCGGCGAGTGGGGTGGTGCGGTGCTGATGGCGGTCGAGCATGCACCGGACGGCAAGCGCGGACGCTACGGGATGTTTCCCCAGCTCGGCGTGCCGATCGGGATGTTGGCTGCGTCGGGAATCCTGGCCCTGATGACCGGCGTGATCGCTCCGGGCGCCGCGTTCGCGGCGTGGGGCTGGCGGGTGCCGTTCCTGCTCAGCTTCGTGTTGATCATCGTCGGCTACATCGTGCGCAGGAGCGTTGCGGAATCGCCGGTGTTCACCGAGATCGCCGAGCAGCGTAAACAGACCCGGATGCCACTGGTCGAACTCTTCCGTCGGCACTGGCGACTGGTGATCCTTGCCGCGTTGGTGTTCGCCGGTAACAATGCGGTCGGCTACATGACCACCGGCGGCTATGTCCTGAACTACGCCAGCACGCCGAAGGCCGAAGGCGGTGTGCTCGGTCTGGACAAGACCTCGGTGCTGCTGGCGGTCAGTGGCTCGGCCGCGCTGTGGCTGATCTTCACCGTGCTGGCGGGATTCCTGGCCGACGCCATCGGCCGTCGGATCACCTACCTGATCGGCTGGATCAGTCAGCTGATCGTCGTCTTCCCGCTGTTCTGGTTGATCAACACCGGCAGCATCGGTTGGCTGTTCGTCGGCCTCGGACTGCTCAGCATCGGACTCGGCCTGACCTACGGTCCGCAGCCGGCCTGGTACGCCGAGATCTTTCCGGCCTCGATCCGCTTCTCCGGTGTCGCCGTCTCGTACGCGATCGGTGCGATTGTCGGTGGCGCATTCGCCCCGACCATCTCGACCGCGCTGGTGCAGCGATTCCACACGACGCAGGCGGTCTCGTTCTATCTGTTGATCATGACGGTGATCGGCCTGACCGCGACGCTGTTGCTGAGGGATCGGCAGGGGATCGATCTGAGCATCGAGTCCGAGGAGGACGGAACCCTCGCGGAGGGCATTGGCCGATAG